A stretch of the Aphis gossypii isolate Hap1 chromosome 2, ASM2018417v2, whole genome shotgun sequence genome encodes the following:
- the LOC114133083 gene encoding protein 4.1 homolog isoform X3, translating to MTAMENESSDGNVSPKKKSIRKGKTALARVLLLDGSYLDVQIDRKAKGQELLDQICDRLNLLERDYFGLSYEDRRDPHNWLEMDKRIGKFLKSEPWLFNFEMKFYPPDPNQLQEDITRYQLCLQIRNDILNGKLPCSFVTHALLGSYLVQSELGDYDIDEHKNNTNYLKEFKFAPNQSHELEEKVMELHRTHKGQTPAEAELNYLNNAKKLAMYGVDLHPAKDSEGVDIMLGVCSSGLLVHRDRLRINRFAWPKILKISYKRNHYYIKIRPGEFEQQEATVGFKLPNHRLAKKLWKTCVEHHTFFRLMTPEPTQKLGLFPRLGSRFRYSGRTHYESKKTAIDRPAPKFQRSLSGRTLTSRSMDTLGGTRHLGEDFGMEPESKRHTMSHPPDRVSDIENNIEKGGKSNKIDKRKKPIGGIAVLPTGSFNFMRRKKDKDVSKVSNGIGVEEDDEKENRETSPSIKTTSFITKEREALSPNDTNTSADISGINSLDTSKADSTKSDKSKLKSPGGIFSSFSLKSKKSKDKLKADNGLDTSVEPESPKGLDKFKLKTKKDLKKPKKESKTSLKTIDSTTSNLSSNATFADRSIAETTVNVSAISTSPTSPSFTKTYNYTEDEHSATKKRKPVGGFTYENNMQKSKESISEIPTSPSKRAQGLAFNYAPGEAKKVAETAAEKRKTFMEKVAADGIKTPGINYVQSAVHKEESVKKEPKTNFETKVEPTGEVAFTKTVLEKKVSSASSETTIETEKKKFDSKSGVLNKKSKEHDSGKGVLEKAMDKLGSFGRGSKDKAEVDVKKESSDFIDNEKKTYEDDKPLVSTAPLIVKTTTKQTMIQDKEGLTQNIEEKVEDLTSGEVTVSTQHNKAEGLDTATGRPPYVKATAVTTRTATTHQDLEKNSKTSQVEEKTVAHTTTTSGTRQEQRTVTQEVISTSTILAPESKIELSRASSSSSLSSNDSGTPIDVEGPLDESNGLGYYNSNFQNEFKAEHVTAGSNSAEERHNINITANDKSYTLTGEIVSTQAISSKTRTVETVTYKTEKDGVVETRVEQKITIQSDGDPIDHDKALADAIQEATEMNPDMTVEKIEIQQQQQT from the exons ATGACGGCAATGGAGAACGAGTCATCGGATGGAAATGTTTCACCTAAGAAGAAATCAATTCGTAAAGGCAAGACTGCTCTAGCTCGTGTCCTTTTATTAGATGGATCATACTTAGATGTTCAAAtcgat agaaaAGCTAAAGGTCAGGAGTTATTGGATCAAATATGTGatcgattaaatttattagaacgggattattttggtttatcTTATGAGGATAGACGTGATCCTCATAATTGGCTTGAAATGGATAAACGCATtggaaagtttttaaaaa GTGAACCATggttgtttaattttgaaatgaaattttatccTCCTGATCCTAATCAACTTCAAGAAGATATCACCCGATATCAACTATGTTTACAAATTAGAAATGATATTCTCAATGGaaa gttgcCTTGTTCTTTTGTCACGCATGCACTTTTGGGTTCATATTTGGTTCAGTCTGAATTGGGAGATTATGACATTGATGAAcacaaaaataacacaaattatttgaaagagTTTAAGTTTGCTCCAAATCAATCACATGAACTTGAAGAAAAAGTTATGGAACTTCATAGAACACATAA aggTCAAACACCAGCAGAAGCAGAgctaaattatttgaacaatGCTAAAAAATTGGCCATGTATGGTGTAGACTTACATCCAGCTAAAGATTCTGAAGGTGTAGATATAATGTTGGGAGTATGTTCTTCTGGTTTGCTCGTTCACAGAGATCGTTTACGAATTAATCGTTTTGCATGgcctaaaatattgaaaatttcttaCAAGCGAAACCACTACTACATTAAAATTCGTCCAGGTGAATTTGAACAGCAAGAAGCTACAGTTGGTTTTAAATTGCCCAATCATAGACTTGCtaaaaaattatggaaaacttGTGTTGAACATCATACATTCTTTag gcTGATGACACCTGAACCAACACAAAAACTTGGATTGTTTCCTCGTTTGGGTTCTAGATTCCGTTATTCTGGCCGTACTCACTATGAGTCTAAAAAAACGGCAATCGATAGACCTGCACCAAAATTCCAAAGAAGCTTAAGTGGAAGAACATTAACTTCTAGAAGCATGGATA cTTTAGGAGGAACCAGACATTTGGGAGAAGATTTTGGAATGGAACCTGAGTCTAAAAGACACACTATGTCTCATCCTCCTGACCGTGTTTCTGACATAGAAAACAACATTGAAAAAGGTGGAAAGTCAAACAAAATTGATAAACGAAAG AAACCAATTGGAGGAATTGCCGTTTTACCAACAGGatcgtttaattttatgagGAGGAAAAAAGACAAAGATGTGTCTAAAGTTTCAAA tgGTATTGGTGTTGAAGAAGATGatgaaaaagaaaatcgtGAAACTTCTCCTTCTATAAAAACTACAAGTTTTATAACCAAAGAACGTGAAGCTTTATCTCCAAATGATACAAACACAAGTGCAGATATTTCAGGCATCAACTCATTAGATACTTCAAAAGCAGATTCTACTAAAAGTGATAAATCTAAATTGAAG agcCCTGGAGGTATTTTTAGcagttttagtttaaaatctaAGAAATCGAAAGACAAATTGAAAGCTGATAACGGCCTTGATACAAGTGTGGAACCAGAGTCCCCCAAAGGTTTagacaaattcaaattaaaaacaaagaaagatttaaaaaaaccaaaaaaagaaTCAAAAACAAGTCTTAAAACTATTGACAGTACTACTTCTAATTTATCATCAAATGCTACATTTGCTGATCGTTCAATTGCTGAAACTACTGTGAATGTATCTGCTATTTCTACATCACCTACATCACCTAGTTTTActaaaacatacaattatacagaAGATGAACACAGTGCTACCAAAAAACGTAAGCCAGTTGGTGGATTTacctatgaaaataatatgcaaaagtCAAAAGAAAGTATTTCTGAAATTCCAACATCTCCCAGCAAACGAGCTCAAGGTCTAGCATTTAACTACGCACCCGGGGAAGCAAAGAAAGTTGCAGAAACTGCAGCAGAAAAGAGGAAAACATTCATGGAAAAAGTTGCTGCTGATGGTATTAAAACACCAGgaattaattatgtacaatcGGCAGTTCACAAAGAAGAATCTGTTAAGAAAGAACCTAAAACTAATTTTGAGACAAAAGTAGAACCCACTGGTGAAGTTGCGTTTACTAAGACTGTGTTGGAAAAAAAAGTTAGCTCAGCCAGTTCTGAAACAACTATTGAGACTGAGAAGAAAAAATTTGATTCGAAATCGGGTGTTTTGAATAAGAAATCAAAAGAACACGACAGTGGTAAGGGCGTATTAGAAAAAGCTATGGACAAATTAGGCTCTTTTGGTAGGGGATCTAAAGATAAAGCTGAGGTAGACGTAAAAAAAGAATCATCAGACTTCATTGATAATGAAAAGAAAACCTATGAAGATGATAAACCACTAGTTAGTACTGCACCATTGATTGTAAAAACTACAACTAAACAGACAATGATCCAGGATAAGGAGGGCCTTACTCAAAATATTGAGGAAAAAGTTGAAGATTTAACATCTGGTGAAGTCACTGTATCAACACAGCACAATAAG GCTGAAGGTTTGGACACTGCTACTGGTAGGCCTCCATATGTAAAGGCAACAGCAGTAACTACTCGTACAGCAACTACTCATCAggatttggaaaaaaattctaaaaccaGTCAG gttGAAGAGAAAACTGTAGCACATACAACAACAACTAGTGGTACTCGCCAAGAACAACGAACTGTTACACAAGAAGTCATATCAACATCAACAATTCTTGCACCAGAATCCAAAATTGAG CTAAGTAGAGCTTCAAGTAGTTCAAGCCTTAGCTCAAATGATTCAGGCACACCAATTGATGTTGAAGGCCCATTAGATGAGTCCAATGGGCtaggatattataatagcaattTTCAG aacgaGTTCAAGGCCGAACATGTAACGGCTGGTTCGAACTCTGCTGAAGAGAGACATAACATAAACATCACAGCTAATGACAAATCTTACACACTCACAGGAGAGATTGTTTCAACACAAGCCATTTCTAGTAAAACACGAACTGTTGAAACTGTAACA tataaaactgAAAAAGATGGTGTTGTTGAGACAAGagttgaacaaaaaataaccataCAGAGTGATGGGGATCCAATTGATCATGACAAAGCATTGGCTGATGCCATACAAGAAGCTACAGAAATGAATCCAGACATGACtgtagaaaaaattgaaattcaacaacaacaacaaacataa